One Denticeps clupeoides chromosome 12, fDenClu1.1, whole genome shotgun sequence genomic window carries:
- the pkp1b gene encoding plakophilin-1: MTLEPFRSATSIGPVVETSLALPSDAGARSAQQRVLEQVSTVKRTKSRSGSRSGSGLGSPTSPQSDSVFYDYQFVKSTPATPNGYGYFKAGSTSNGHSKMAVQQELTRQRSYNSKGTMSQRSIGSTSMRNVFPYSPAAFQTKEVGYGTCRSVPDLSPLLSTSQPSSQVLRSQSSKYIQWPVERNGYISSNGTSQTVVDGSVQKTWNNQSFAKRPPSSHSNTDLKVSVAKTKIEPMGQATDGQKTDMTVKEAIELLSSSDESRKLYGVSVIQHSTYTDEKTKQEVSQLKGIPPLVALLASNNAKIQDAVSAALRNLVYKSQNNKEEVQRCGGVTQAVQLLRDTDSVDTQKHLTGLLWNLSSADSLKSDLVRGALPFFTESVIIPYASPSDSSANCTVDPEVFYNSTACLRNLSSSKVVNRQAMRNTRGLIDALVRYMQTCVEEDRPDDKSAENCVCILHNLTYQLETEAPTLFSKINALAGSSAKSTGTTGPIGCFSPQSNKVQQTNFDYLVKEDRNPKGAQWLFHSKTLQTYLALLKESSNEAMLEACCGAMQNLTVKPGPVSTVISQTIIQKLSGLKLISDQVKSTMPNLQRSAVALLGNLSKTPQLQSTMAREALPELTRFISAGMPNVGKELSENDESMATACHAAHTLLMAEHDVGKKLVNNTFVNSLNDMSHNGSFPMASKAAAVLLYSLWSEKDFQSVLKKNGMNKSFFVNEITTAAHKSSLVID; encoded by the exons ATGACGCTGGAACCGTTCAGGTCCGCCACGTCCATCGGACCCGTGGTCGAGACGTCGCTGGCCCTGCCGTCCGACGCCGGAGCGAGGAGCGCGCAGCAGCGGGTCCTGGAGCAGGTCAGCACGGTCAAGAGGACCAAGTCCCGGTCCGGGTCCAGGAGCGGGTCCGGCCTCGGTTCTCCCACGA GCCCACAATCTGACAGCGTGTTCTATGACTACCAGTTTGTTAAGTCCACTCCAGCTACGCCTAATGGATATGGATACTTTAAAGCAGGCAGCACTTCAAACGGACATTCAAAAATG GCTGTTCAGCAAGAGCTGACCAGACAGCGATCTTATAACTCCAAAGGCACCATGTCTCAGCGGTCCATTGGCAGCACAAGTATGAGGAACGTCTTTCCCTACAGCCCAGCAGCTTTCCAGACTAAGGAAGTCGGCTACGGTACGTGCCGCAGTGTGCCAGACCTCAGCCCATTGCTGAGCACATCACAGCCGAGCAGCCAAGTCCTGCGTTCCCAGTCCAGCAAATACATACAGTGGCCAGTGGAGAGGAACGGTTACATCTCCAGTAACGGGACCAGCCAGACTGTGGTCGACGGGTCCGTTCAGAAGACGTGGAACAATCAGTCCTTTGCCAAGCGGCCGCCCTCTAGCCACTCAAACACCGACCTTAAAGTGTCTGTGGCCAAGACCAAGATTGAGCCGATGGG GCAGGCTACTGATGGACAGAAAACAGACATGACTGTCAAAGAAGCTATAGAGTTACTGTCCAGTTCTGATGAGAGCCGCAAGCTCTACGGAGTGTCCGTCATTCAGCACAGTACTTACACAGATGAGAAGACGAAGCAAGAG GTATCCCAGCTGAAGGGAATCCCCCCGCTGGTGGCCCTGCTGGCCAGCAACAATGCCAAGATCCAGGACGCCGTGTCTGCCGCCCTCCGTAACCTGGTCTACAAAAGCCAGAACAACAAGGAGGAGGTGCAGCGGTGCGGTGGCGTGACGCAGGCCGTTCAGCTGCTGCGGGACACTGACTCAGTCGACACTCAGAAGCACCTCACGG GTCTGCTGTGGAACCTGTCCTCAGCTGACAGCCTGAAGTCTGATCTGGTCAGAGGCGCCCTCCCGTTCTTCACCGAGAGTGTGATAATCCCCTATGCCAGCCCCTCAGACTCTAGCGCCAACTGCACCGTGGACCCCGAGGTCTTTTACAACTCGACGGCGTGCCTGCG GAACCTGAGTTCTTCCAAGGTGGTAAACCGACAGGCCATGCGCAACACTCGAGGACTCATCGACGCTTTAGTGAGATATATGCAGACTTGTGTGGAGGAGGATAGGCCAGACGATAAG TCGGCCGAGAACTGTGTGTGCATTCTACACAACCTCACCTACCAGCTTGAGACGGAAGCCCCCACCCTCTTCAGTAAGATAAATGCGCTGGCGGGCTCCTCTGCCAAAAGCACCGGCACCACGGGGCCAATTGGCTGCTTTAGCCCGCAAAGCAACAAGGTTCAGCAG ACAAATTTTGATTACCTGGTAAAGGAGGACAGGAACCCCAAAGGAGCACAGTGGCTCTTCCACTCCAAAACCCTGCAGACCTACCTGGCCCTGCTGAAGGAGAGTTCGAATGAGGCCATGCTGGAGGCCTGCTGCGGGGCCATGCAGAACCTCACCGTCAAACCTGGACCT GTCTCCACCGTGATAAGTCAGACCATCATACAGAAGCTGAGCGGCCTCAAGCTGATCAGTGATCAGGTGAAATCCACCATGCCCAACCTGCAGCGCAGCGCCGTGGCCCTGTTGGGTAACCTGTCCAAGACCCCCCAGCTCCAGAGCACCATGG CCCGTGAGGCTCTTCCTGAACTCACCCGTTTCATCAGCGCCGGCATGCCGAATGTTGGCAAAGAACTGTCAGAGAACGACGAGTCCATGGCGACGGCATGCCACGCGGCTCACACCTTGCTGATGGCAGAGCACGATGTGGGGAAGAAGCTGGTCAACAACACCTTTGTCAACTCTTTGAATGACATGAGCCACAACGG GAGCTTCCCTATGGCCAGCAAAGCAGCAGCAGTTCTCCTTTACAGTTTGTGGTCTGAAAAGGATTTCCAGAGTGTCCTCAAAAAG AATGGGATGAATAAGAGTTTCTTTGTGAATGAAATCACTACAGCAGCACACAAATCATCTCTGGTGATTGATTAA